The following proteins are co-located in the Mus pahari chromosome 14, PAHARI_EIJ_v1.1, whole genome shotgun sequence genome:
- the Rprml gene encoding reprimo-like protein gives MNVSFLNHSGLEEVGGDARATLGNRSHGLGTWLDCCPGGAPLTASDGIPAGLAPDERSLWVSRVAQIAVLCVLSLTVVFGVFFLGCNLLIKSESMINFLMQERRPSKDVGAAILGLY, from the coding sequence ATGAACGTGAGCTTCCTGAACCACAGCGGCCTGGAAGAGGTGGGTGGTGACGCCCGAGCCACCCTGGGAAACCGCAGCCACGGGCTGGGCACGTGGCTAGACTGCTGCCCCGGAGGCGCACCACTGACCGCCAGCGACGGGATCCCCGCAGGACTGGCGCCGGACGAACGCAGCCTGTGGGTGTCGCGCGTGGCGCAGATCGCCGTGCTTTGCGTGCTGTCGCTCACCGTGGTCTTCGGCGTTTTCTTCCTGGGCTGTAACCTGCTCATCAAGTCCGAGAGCATGATCAACTTTCTGATGCAGGAGCGCAGGCCCTCCAAGGACGTGGGCGCCGCCATCCTGGGACTATACTGA